The following are encoded together in the Candidatus Tumulicola sp. genome:
- a CDS encoding SIR2 family protein has product MANIQRTLAESRWTPYFFMVGAGLSFPSIPTASEIVKQCEQKYADLRASDERYPEPAAPSGNALDTYSYWLNSAFPDPSLLKPYLTTLVDSAYITPANLRLAHLLCAGKVANTAFTTNFDDLLTRSLDLFEQRYTLCDHPRTTERIQVNVEETQIVHIHGSFRFYDCANLKGRVQERRREDRATSSSMMSLLDRWLAQTAPIIIGYSGWANDVFMTAFRRRLKDPLRFTAYWFLHNRQQIRLLPLDVRNSEDITFVSSDESLINTDNPQANFTKVTLTDPVDQRIVDVSESLDAAEVLQELIKVTKAPLPSFVLDPLGSLAKKFSDVMPPTNDNRTADIYDFRHVVDQVQRARQLLLSDSPESYLNVFRKHLLELNEKLALQAANSLVARIPLLKADELKFLVVGLQRLGRHLQKEDQRRANELIEQFCWQLFEIHNDATLLEVGASALISEIVAAGQSARTRDLLEELINRYRAFEQTSYFVFLAQVGLGYWFEQHDESEQARTLYAQVAAALETSDRPIDVALRLDAEVRWSRLSMDFTSEESAIDIIRRYAQDERTEVRSKMVTLMMAEASYDAKINIVEAIKLFNEAADLSVGDLSRTAIEMIYTVASHISLICWKEGNLDAAFLILTTASRLVGSNPKLPLENAVELLATLAKLQEERGDIESAKAYRSDATAKSEGDGMLTAEESLEYAKDILDGSEDD; this is encoded by the coding sequence ATGGCGAACATCCAGCGCACGCTAGCTGAGTCCCGCTGGACACCTTACTTTTTCATGGTGGGCGCTGGACTGTCGTTCCCGTCAATCCCGACTGCGTCTGAAATCGTCAAGCAGTGTGAACAGAAATACGCGGATCTGCGGGCATCCGACGAGCGTTACCCGGAACCAGCAGCGCCGTCTGGAAACGCCCTTGACACCTACTCATACTGGCTCAACTCGGCCTTCCCGGACCCATCGCTGTTGAAACCCTACTTAACTACGCTAGTGGACTCCGCGTATATCACTCCAGCTAACTTGCGTCTTGCCCATCTGCTTTGTGCTGGCAAAGTGGCAAATACTGCATTTACAACCAATTTTGATGATCTATTGACGCGATCCCTCGATCTTTTCGAGCAGCGTTATACGTTGTGCGACCACCCTAGAACGACCGAAAGAATTCAGGTTAACGTGGAGGAAACACAAATAGTTCACATTCACGGCTCGTTCCGGTTCTATGACTGCGCTAATTTGAAGGGTCGCGTACAAGAACGCAGGCGGGAAGACAGAGCAACATCGTCATCGATGATGTCACTGCTCGATCGATGGCTAGCCCAAACGGCACCCATTATTATCGGCTACTCGGGCTGGGCAAACGACGTCTTCATGACGGCCTTTCGAAGAAGACTTAAAGATCCACTTCGCTTTACTGCTTATTGGTTTCTTCACAATCGGCAACAGATCCGGTTACTACCACTTGATGTTCGCAACAGTGAAGACATCACTTTCGTTTCATCCGATGAGAGCCTTATCAACACCGACAATCCCCAAGCCAACTTTACGAAGGTTACATTAACGGATCCGGTCGATCAGCGAATTGTTGATGTTTCCGAATCGCTTGACGCAGCGGAGGTCCTTCAAGAACTAATAAAAGTGACGAAAGCTCCCCTACCTAGTTTCGTTCTAGACCCGCTTGGATCGTTGGCGAAGAAGTTTAGCGATGTGATGCCTCCGACGAATGACAACCGTACGGCGGACATTTACGATTTCAGACATGTTGTCGATCAAGTCCAGCGAGCTCGTCAACTGCTTCTGAGCGATTCGCCTGAATCGTATTTAAACGTCTTTCGAAAGCATTTACTGGAACTGAATGAAAAGTTGGCTCTTCAGGCCGCAAATTCGCTCGTAGCGAGAATACCACTGCTCAAGGCGGATGAATTGAAGTTCCTTGTCGTCGGCTTGCAACGACTGGGCAGGCATCTACAGAAGGAAGACCAACGACGGGCCAACGAGTTAATCGAACAATTTTGCTGGCAACTATTTGAAATACACAACGACGCTACCCTTCTTGAAGTAGGTGCGTCCGCATTAATTTCGGAGATCGTTGCTGCTGGGCAGAGCGCAAGGACAAGAGATCTTCTGGAAGAGCTTATAAATCGCTACAGAGCCTTCGAACAGACCTCGTATTTTGTTTTCTTGGCTCAAGTCGGCCTAGGTTACTGGTTCGAACAGCATGACGAATCGGAGCAGGCCCGGACTTTGTACGCACAAGTTGCGGCTGCGCTAGAAACGTCTGATCGTCCCATCGATGTCGCACTTAGACTAGACGCCGAAGTGCGATGGTCGCGGTTATCGATGGATTTCACATCGGAAGAGAGTGCAATCGACATCATCCGACGCTATGCGCAGGATGAACGAACCGAGGTTCGTTCCAAAATGGTAACCCTGATGATGGCTGAAGCCTCGTACGACGCAAAAATCAATATAGTGGAGGCAATTAAGCTGTTCAATGAGGCGGCGGATCTATCTGTCGGCGATCTGTCGAGAACTGCAATCGAGATGATTTATACCGTCGCTTCGCATATAAGTTTGATTTGTTGGAAGGAGGGAAATCTTGACGCCGCTTTTCTTATACTAACTACTGCTTCTCGCTTGGTCGGATCAAATCCGAAACTTCCACTCGAGAATGCTGTCGAGCTCCTTGCAACGCTAGCTAAATTGCAAGAGGAGCGTGGAGATATTGAAAGCGCAAAGGCGTATCGTTCAGATGCTACTGCGAAATCCGAAGGAGACGGCATGCTTACCGCTGAGGAGTCGCTAGAGTATGCGAAAGATATCCTCGATGGGAGCGAGGATGATTAG
- the cas1 gene encoding CRISPR-associated endonuclease Cas1, with amino-acid sequence MPETILTVDGYNASLHVERGHLVVRDGFTQAERREVRFPRGRCKVNRIVVRAPGGTITMDAIRWCADMGVALSFVDSDSRLLNCMVPDASHDGPVKRAQAVSAVTDDALHLARYLLAKKMDSQIHAMERDFPRLGIGTVSGNSASTAQVHGCKAALSKATTLVDFLGLEGRAAQFYWDVLVETPLPWRPWALSRIPAHWAAISSRTSGRRDRVRDATDPFNAVLNYAYTLLEVETRIACEATGLDPDLGLIHIDDRLRESFIYDVLEPLRANADVWALELLRKQTMRPEMFHELRDGVVRLDPDLAGLLAKSLMPRFRSAALDLANDYARQLRRVTISRRLVRATVRPVGQRRNDWERSSCGYCKGPLPRKGLKYCGRDCYVRYSVEIAKPIEKAQKRLAEMRASGLNPGHGGAAARKRGAALAENNRKGITGRRTRAV; translated from the coding sequence ATGCCTGAAACCATCCTCACCGTTGATGGCTACAACGCTTCACTGCACGTTGAACGTGGCCACTTGGTCGTTCGAGACGGCTTCACTCAAGCGGAGAGGCGCGAGGTACGGTTCCCACGCGGTCGTTGCAAGGTCAACCGCATCGTGGTTCGGGCACCGGGCGGGACGATCACGATGGATGCCATCAGGTGGTGCGCCGATATGGGGGTCGCGCTGTCGTTCGTGGACTCGGACAGCCGCCTCCTGAACTGTATGGTTCCCGACGCCTCGCACGATGGTCCAGTGAAACGAGCCCAGGCAGTTTCCGCCGTCACGGACGATGCGCTGCACCTGGCACGGTATCTCCTCGCGAAGAAGATGGACTCGCAGATCCACGCGATGGAACGGGACTTTCCGCGTCTCGGAATAGGGACAGTCTCGGGGAATTCCGCGAGTACAGCCCAAGTCCACGGGTGCAAAGCTGCACTTTCGAAGGCGACAACGCTCGTGGACTTCTTGGGACTGGAGGGACGCGCGGCGCAGTTCTATTGGGACGTGCTGGTCGAGACGCCGCTCCCGTGGCGACCGTGGGCCTTGTCTCGGATTCCGGCCCATTGGGCCGCGATCTCTTCGCGAACTTCCGGACGCCGCGACCGGGTTCGCGATGCTACCGATCCGTTCAACGCCGTACTGAACTATGCGTATACGTTGCTGGAAGTCGAGACACGTATCGCGTGCGAGGCTACTGGTCTGGATCCGGACCTCGGGCTGATCCACATCGATGACCGGCTTCGAGAGTCGTTTATTTACGACGTGCTCGAGCCACTCCGCGCGAACGCCGATGTGTGGGCGTTAGAACTGTTACGCAAACAAACGATGAGGCCAGAGATGTTCCATGAGCTGCGCGATGGCGTCGTGCGCTTAGATCCTGACCTCGCCGGTCTTCTCGCGAAGTCGCTGATGCCGCGGTTCCGGAGCGCTGCGCTCGATCTCGCGAACGACTACGCCAGGCAGTTGCGACGGGTCACGATATCGCGGCGCCTCGTTCGCGCGACAGTAAGGCCTGTAGGGCAGCGACGCAACGATTGGGAGCGTTCCTCGTGCGGATATTGCAAAGGGCCGCTGCCACGAAAAGGTCTGAAGTATTGCGGGCGGGATTGCTACGTTCGGTACTCCGTCGAGATTGCTAAGCCGATCGAGAAGGCGCAGAAACGTCTTGCTGAGATGCGCGCTTCGGGACTGAATCCTGGTCACGGCGGTGCGGCGGCAAGGAAGCGAGGAGCCGCGCTGGCCGAGAACAATCGAAAAGGCATTACAGGCAGAAGGACTCGCGCGGTCTAA
- a CDS encoding AAA family ATPase, with protein MNPASDKVYLIPALRAASTSEQEHSLSGITVLGFKSIERERTLRFNRLTILAGANSSGKSSIMQPLLLQKQTVEAEYDASPFALDGPNVSFDRREQLLSRNATSMRIGLESSSGRSIAVEYRSSPKESKGKAFDVCWQQFKDLDGTFTFREGMSPKEIDQLVEPQVATTVRDQLRINQTVPWELLQDRSFLSIGLGVRGVPQSLYYSSPGRFVFWNHLTNIIHLPGLRTSPQRNYPVANVTGKYRGTFDRYTASVIARWEDSDSDRIKALAGDLLWLGLTNAIRTDYVSDSSVGILVGRTTRPRPVPKRRSHKRDSEDLVNIADVGLGVSQVLPVLVALIAAVRNQIVYLEQPEIHLHPLAQLRLARIIARAVRSGVKVVVETHSSVLLRGLQTEIARGTIPFDAANLYWFRKRGTATQIDLAVLDERGSFGDWPLNFGDVRLQADRDYLLAVQKQSDSTASS; from the coding sequence ATGAATCCGGCTAGCGACAAAGTTTACCTTATTCCAGCATTGAGGGCTGCCTCGACGAGTGAACAGGAGCACTCGCTATCGGGTATCACAGTTCTTGGCTTTAAATCAATCGAGCGTGAACGTACTTTGAGATTCAACAGGCTGACGATATTAGCAGGCGCGAACAGTTCGGGTAAGTCCAGCATTATGCAGCCCCTCCTCCTGCAAAAGCAAACTGTCGAGGCAGAGTACGATGCTTCACCCTTCGCTCTCGATGGACCGAATGTAAGCTTTGACCGACGAGAACAGTTGCTATCACGGAATGCGACCTCGATGCGTATCGGGCTCGAATCCTCATCGGGACGATCCATTGCAGTCGAATACAGGTCAAGCCCCAAAGAAAGCAAAGGCAAAGCCTTTGATGTTTGTTGGCAACAATTTAAGGATCTAGACGGAACGTTCACCTTCAGAGAAGGTATGTCGCCAAAAGAGATCGATCAACTCGTCGAGCCTCAAGTTGCGACGACTGTTCGCGATCAACTTCGGATAAACCAAACTGTCCCATGGGAGCTCCTCCAGGACCGAAGCTTCCTTAGCATCGGCCTCGGGGTTCGTGGCGTTCCTCAGAGTTTATATTACTCGAGTCCGGGGCGATTTGTGTTTTGGAATCACCTGACTAATATTATTCACCTACCTGGTCTTCGAACGTCGCCACAACGCAACTATCCGGTTGCGAACGTCACCGGGAAATACCGGGGGACCTTTGATAGGTACACAGCTAGTGTGATCGCCCGATGGGAAGATAGCGATTCTGACCGGATAAAGGCTCTTGCCGGGGATTTACTATGGCTTGGTTTAACGAATGCGATTCGTACTGATTATGTTAGCGACAGCAGCGTCGGTATTCTTGTAGGGAGAACGACTCGACCGCGACCGGTACCAAAGAGACGAAGTCACAAGCGTGACTCGGAAGACCTCGTCAATATTGCTGACGTCGGTTTAGGAGTTTCGCAAGTTCTGCCGGTCCTCGTTGCGCTGATTGCTGCAGTGCGGAATCAAATTGTCTACCTGGAACAACCGGAGATCCACCTCCATCCGCTTGCGCAGCTGCGACTCGCACGAATCATCGCAAGGGCCGTTCGAAGTGGCGTAAAAGTCGTAGTTGAAACGCACAGCTCTGTCTTGCTTCGTGGACTACAAACGGAAATAGCTCGCGGCACCATCCCGTTCGATGCCGCAAACCTTTATTGGTTCCGCAAACGCGGTACAGCGACACAGATAGATCTAGCCGTTCTCGATGAGCGCGGGTCTTTTGGCGACTGGCCCTTGAATTTTGGGGACGTCAGATTACAAGCAGATCGGGATTACTTATTAGCAGTGCAAAAGCAATCCGACTCGACCGCATCATCGTAA
- a CDS encoding helicase-related protein, whose translation MFAKARDYVVDRYASIGDATAFHTKVKGISFEGRQDVAAGLRVDAPLELVRQPTNPKDTNAIAVHFGALQIGFISKEIATHLAPQIDAGARYVARVASLTGGGDKHFGVNVFVERDVRDVVERRDRERSRTHTQWNGEADRIRHALIGAANPHEAQQAVLARVESGSNTLAVLGTGRGKSFCFQYPAALRALANGQKTLVIYPLRALANDQYEGMMRTLDPLGVRIYRANGSIGAQEREELFEALRSGAWDMVLATPEFLDFHRATFTGGGKPSFVVVDEAHHLFESRHRAAYGRLGETIRALGAPQVLALTATAGDEAFAKVVAELQIDAWVVDPTVRENLEVVDARNRKEKTAYLERLFRQGSKGIVYCNSRRDATDVAQTLRRAIGNEVMFYHAGMPTADRLEVEAMFREGDLRVVVATSAFGEGIDLPDVEHVVLYHLNFDFAEFNQQAGRAGRNGAPAQIHLLYGEHDRRVNDYLIDVDAPRLSTLREIYRGMRAASRDGVLHGANNGLADLLGIDRVSDRTIGAAVRIFADSGLLAVSEDDEGRALRFLPVTDKVDMERNERFAEGEATRESFEEFCNLALTASAQTLQRIINRPIYPGRVALRK comes from the coding sequence GTGTTTGCCAAAGCTCGAGACTACGTCGTCGATCGGTACGCCTCTATCGGCGATGCAACGGCATTCCACACCAAGGTCAAGGGCATTTCGTTCGAAGGGCGTCAAGACGTCGCTGCCGGGCTACGCGTCGATGCGCCGTTGGAACTGGTGCGTCAGCCGACCAACCCAAAAGATACCAACGCCATTGCCGTTCACTTCGGCGCGCTACAGATCGGCTTTATCAGCAAAGAAATTGCGACGCATCTGGCGCCGCAGATCGACGCAGGCGCACGGTACGTCGCTCGCGTCGCTTCGTTGACCGGTGGCGGCGATAAACATTTCGGCGTGAACGTGTTTGTCGAGCGCGACGTGCGCGATGTCGTCGAACGCCGAGACCGCGAACGCAGCCGAACGCACACGCAGTGGAACGGCGAAGCCGATCGCATCCGTCACGCCCTGATCGGCGCGGCCAATCCGCACGAGGCGCAGCAAGCAGTATTGGCCCGCGTGGAAAGCGGTAGCAATACGCTCGCGGTGTTGGGAACGGGCCGGGGCAAATCGTTCTGCTTTCAATATCCGGCCGCGTTGCGTGCGCTCGCGAACGGTCAGAAGACGCTCGTCATCTATCCGTTGCGAGCGCTTGCCAACGATCAATACGAAGGCATGATGAGAACGCTCGATCCGCTGGGCGTGCGCATCTACCGCGCTAATGGCTCGATCGGCGCACAAGAGCGAGAGGAGCTGTTCGAAGCGTTACGCTCCGGCGCGTGGGACATGGTGCTCGCTACGCCCGAGTTCCTTGATTTTCATCGCGCGACGTTTACCGGCGGCGGGAAGCCGTCGTTCGTTGTGGTCGACGAAGCGCACCATCTGTTCGAATCGCGCCATCGAGCAGCCTACGGGCGTTTGGGCGAAACGATTCGCGCGCTCGGCGCGCCGCAGGTCTTAGCATTGACCGCGACCGCCGGCGACGAGGCGTTCGCGAAGGTCGTCGCCGAACTGCAGATCGACGCGTGGGTTGTCGATCCAACCGTGCGCGAAAATCTCGAAGTCGTGGACGCCCGCAACCGCAAAGAAAAAACGGCGTATTTGGAACGGCTGTTTCGCCAAGGATCCAAGGGCATCGTCTACTGCAACTCGCGCCGCGACGCAACCGATGTCGCGCAGACCTTGCGCCGTGCGATCGGTAACGAAGTGATGTTCTATCATGCCGGCATGCCCACAGCCGACCGGTTAGAGGTTGAAGCGATGTTCCGCGAGGGCGACCTGCGCGTCGTCGTCGCGACCTCCGCGTTCGGCGAAGGCATCGATTTGCCCGATGTCGAGCACGTCGTGCTCTATCATCTCAACTTCGATTTTGCCGAGTTCAATCAGCAGGCCGGGCGGGCGGGGCGCAACGGCGCTCCCGCACAAATTCATCTGCTGTACGGCGAGCACGACCGCCGCGTCAACGACTATTTGATCGACGTCGATGCCCCGCGTCTGAGCACGCTGCGCGAGATCTACCGCGGAATGCGCGCCGCATCGCGCGATGGTGTGCTGCACGGCGCCAACAACGGACTCGCCGACCTTCTGGGCATCGACCGCGTCAGCGACCGCACGATCGGCGCTGCCGTTCGAATCTTCGCCGACTCCGGCTTGCTGGCGGTGAGCGAAGACGACGAGGGTCGTGCGCTGCGGTTTCTTCCGGTGACGGATAAGGTGGACATGGAGCGTAACGAGCGTTTCGCCGAAGGCGAGGCGACGCGAGAGAGCTTCGAAGAGTTTTGCAATCTCGCGCTGACCGCATCGGCGCAAACGCTCCAACGTATCATCAATCGGCCGATCTATCCGGGCCGCGTGGCGCTGCGAAAATGA
- the secF gene encoding protein translocase subunit SecF — protein MLFRRLNWNIVGWFRIVSTISYLIIALGLGSMVYHGFQGGNGFNPSHMLRLGLSFTGGTDITVRFTRPTTADAVRSALSSLGLTEESVTTAGTDGQGFVVQTQTAFANDSAPLWNALGTVAPVDRAASSITAVGPSLGREYLMKALLALVIALGIQFLYIAFRFGWNYIFGLVTVIALVRDAAMMIGIYALADRRADDAFLAAVLTVIGYSVMDTIVILDRIRENTKLMAGQPYDRIVNESIKQTMTRSFNTLATVVITLVALLALGGASLKNFAFALLVGICSGGYHSIFYSAPLVLNFRKRQMEKAVEKRRVSLSTDRSITSRARSESSQGNAGAPREDIVAARRERRQKAKTVRPVSAGPARYRKRRADTGGAVALDDAESYESGEDQTIDPLDAQRAGLHDEALEQGHEAITLNFEGLDDVAEATPPAGAEPAAEAEPPAHPDHAEPPNS, from the coding sequence ATGCTATTCCGTAGACTCAATTGGAATATCGTCGGATGGTTCCGCATCGTCTCGACGATTTCGTACCTCATTATCGCGCTCGGCTTGGGCTCGATGGTCTATCACGGTTTCCAAGGCGGTAACGGCTTCAACCCGTCCCACATGCTGCGTCTCGGTCTGTCGTTTACCGGCGGTACCGACATTACGGTGCGCTTCACGCGTCCGACCACGGCCGACGCCGTGCGCAGCGCGTTGTCTTCGCTGGGTCTCACCGAAGAGTCGGTGACGACCGCCGGCACCGACGGCCAAGGTTTCGTCGTGCAAACGCAGACCGCGTTCGCGAACGATTCTGCGCCGCTTTGGAACGCGCTCGGAACGGTCGCGCCGGTCGATCGGGCGGCGAGTTCGATCACTGCGGTCGGTCCTTCGCTTGGCCGCGAGTATTTGATGAAGGCTCTCCTGGCGCTGGTGATCGCGCTCGGAATTCAGTTCTTGTACATCGCGTTCCGGTTCGGCTGGAATTATATCTTCGGCTTGGTAACCGTCATCGCGCTCGTTCGCGACGCGGCCATGATGATCGGCATCTACGCGTTGGCGGACCGGCGTGCCGACGATGCGTTCCTCGCAGCCGTGCTGACCGTCATCGGCTACTCGGTGATGGATACGATCGTCATTCTCGACCGAATCCGCGAGAACACCAAGTTGATGGCGGGCCAACCCTACGACCGCATCGTCAACGAATCGATCAAACAGACGATGACGCGATCGTTCAACACGCTCGCGACCGTCGTGATCACGCTGGTCGCACTGTTGGCGCTCGGCGGCGCCAGCCTCAAGAACTTTGCCTTCGCGCTGCTCGTCGGCATCTGCTCGGGCGGCTATCATTCGATCTTCTACTCGGCACCGTTGGTGCTGAATTTCCGTAAGCGCCAGATGGAGAAGGCGGTCGAGAAGCGGCGCGTGAGCCTCAGCACCGATCGTTCGATCACATCGCGCGCGCGATCGGAATCGTCGCAAGGCAATGCCGGGGCTCCGCGTGAGGACATCGTTGCTGCGCGTCGCGAGCGGCGCCAAAAAGCCAAGACCGTACGTCCGGTATCGGCCGGACCCGCGCGCTATCGAAAGAGGCGTGCCGATACGGGTGGTGCGGTGGCGCTCGACGATGCCGAGTCATACGAATCGGGCGAAGACCAGACCATCGATCCGCTCGACGCTCAGCGGGCCGGTCTGCACGACGAAGCGCTCGAGCAAGGCCACGAAGCCATCACGCTCAACTTCGAAGGTTTGGACGACGTAGCCGAGGCCACGCCGCCGGCCGGCGCTGAGCCCGCAGCCGAAGCGGAGCCACCCGCTCATCCGGACCACGCCGAACCGCCCAACTCGTAA
- the secD gene encoding protein translocase subunit SecD, which yields MNWNNLKTPFKALVILAIIVFSLWAILPVQQKIHLGLDLQGGSRLLLQMYPTEDVPTITSQVQAQTREVIDKRINGLGVTEPSISNVGTDRILVELPNVKNPDEAERVLKEIAVLAYKIVPPDVNQKAVEAQAVLDNPNAPAKVKAQAEAYVANGAYNASGPVVYSGKDLKAAQAGYQQTGGSAPIVLFQTKDPAKFGKLTSDNIGKPLGIFLDHRFISAPIINGPIFDSGQINGTFTIEQVTTLANELNAGALPVSIKIVEKETIGPTLGKIDLIQSLRASMLGLGLVLLFMVVVYRLPGFLADLALAIYVLVMMAILATSHATLTLPGIAGFVLSIGMAVDANVLIFERIKEELWNGKSMRGAVRVGFARAFSAVFDSHFTTIVGAGVLYFLGTGTVKGFAFTLFWGTVVSLFTAVFITRFFIDALVDSDVATTPELYGVRKADVGIFSRAGA from the coding sequence ATGAACTGGAATAACCTCAAGACGCCATTCAAGGCGCTGGTCATCCTGGCCATTATCGTCTTCTCGCTGTGGGCGATACTGCCGGTCCAGCAGAAAATTCACTTGGGCCTCGACTTACAAGGCGGATCCCGTCTGCTGCTGCAGATGTACCCGACCGAAGATGTGCCGACGATCACCAGCCAAGTGCAGGCGCAAACGCGCGAGGTCATCGACAAGCGCATCAACGGGCTCGGTGTGACCGAGCCGTCGATTAGCAATGTCGGGACCGACCGTATTTTGGTCGAGCTGCCGAACGTCAAGAATCCGGACGAAGCCGAGCGCGTGCTCAAAGAAATTGCGGTCCTCGCATACAAGATCGTCCCACCTGACGTAAATCAGAAGGCGGTTGAAGCGCAGGCAGTGCTCGACAATCCGAACGCGCCGGCCAAGGTGAAGGCGCAGGCCGAAGCCTACGTCGCAAACGGCGCCTACAATGCAAGCGGACCCGTTGTTTATTCCGGTAAGGATTTGAAGGCGGCACAAGCCGGATACCAGCAGACAGGCGGCAGCGCGCCGATCGTCCTATTTCAAACCAAAGATCCGGCCAAGTTTGGCAAGCTGACCAGCGACAACATCGGAAAGCCGCTCGGCATCTTTCTGGATCACCGCTTCATTTCGGCGCCGATCATCAACGGCCCGATTTTTGACAGCGGACAGATCAACGGTACTTTCACGATCGAGCAGGTGACGACGCTCGCCAACGAGTTGAACGCCGGCGCACTGCCCGTCAGCATCAAGATCGTCGAAAAAGAGACGATCGGACCGACGCTCGGCAAGATCGACTTGATTCAGTCGCTGCGGGCATCGATGCTCGGACTGGGGCTAGTGCTGCTGTTCATGGTCGTCGTGTATCGTTTGCCGGGATTTCTGGCCGACCTCGCGCTCGCGATTTACGTGTTGGTGATGATGGCGATTCTCGCCACGTCCCACGCGACGCTCACGCTCCCGGGCATCGCGGGCTTCGTCCTTTCGATCGGTATGGCGGTCGATGCCAACGTTCTGATTTTCGAGCGCATCAAAGAAGAGTTGTGGAACGGTAAGTCGATGCGCGGTGCCGTACGCGTCGGGTTCGCTCGCGCGTTTTCGGCCGTGTTCGACAGCCATTTCACGACCATCGTCGGCGCCGGCGTGCTCTACTTTCTCGGCACCGGAACGGTGAAAGGTTTCGCATTCACGCTCTTCTGGGGCACGGTCGTCTCGCTGTTCACTGCCGTGTTCATCACGCGCTTCTTCATCGACGCGCTGGTCGATAGCGACGTGGCCACGACGCCCGAACTCTACGGTGTGCGCAAAGCCGACGTCGGCATCTTCTCGCGGGCGGGAGCGTAG